The following coding sequences lie in one Myxococcales bacterium genomic window:
- a CDS encoding DUF4870 domain-containing protein has translation MTVPASENSADMPAPVVGYFAQAMAIHPPPDALERRNALLAHLLGAIGMLVSCGLLGPVLPLLVLVLSKRRTPFEMFHLQQSVLFQLCPWAVALLFGVLSIAGPTLGFVFFGILLILLGLVEALALVYAIVMGLSAQRGQWSSYACVGKYVMQRQRPFFSGFL, from the coding sequence ATGACCGTGCCCGCTTCGGAAAATTCCGCGGATATGCCCGCTCCTGTGGTGGGTTATTTCGCGCAGGCAATGGCCATACATCCCCCGCCCGACGCCCTCGAACGCCGCAATGCGCTGCTGGCGCATCTGTTGGGCGCGATTGGCATGCTGGTCAGCTGTGGGCTGCTCGGCCCTGTTTTGCCGCTGCTCGTGCTTGTGCTCAGCAAGCGGAGGACGCCATTTGAGATGTTCCATCTTCAACAAAGTGTGCTTTTTCAGCTTTGTCCTTGGGCCGTTGCGCTACTATTTGGCGTTCTCTCAATAGCCGGGCCGACCCTGGGTTTTGTCTTTTTCGGCATTTTGCTCATACTGTTGGGCTTGGTCGAAGCGTTGGCTTTGGTGTACGCCATTGTCATGGGTCTTTCCGCGCAACGGGGCCAATGGTCGAGTTACGCGTGCGTGGGCAAATACGTGATGCAAAGACAGCGACCCTTTTTCTCGGGATTCCTGTAA
- a CDS encoding PD-(D/E)XK nuclease family protein produces the protein MAELLIYPSHSLVHRHRTEEARRGATGVCWDPKALSMNDFELRMARALLEKRVRVLSSAEEHSWLRMFVSTEPLGKDYSRMRSTPGFVPVLQKALQHCGELGLNATQLAALGADSLGLERKHLRSFAHLYGAWEAYLSQHRVRTHLLALLETIESLKKGAHGLECLKDYRQITFRQTYQLSPIQMRLLEALSSALKSRCEVLVEVPHHENPARYFRSTGRLLSQFEQTGDKLQLTVLPTALEAPSDKGLGLLESLIGARAETLVQWDRISIHQSSSKSRERLAIVEQIQTWMREGVAPECIAVAMRSMDESAQLLQLALRDGDIPVHPLPQPALTGSSLLRWFTQLLRLSFGSWQPDSLIALLSSPYAQRLVHAQPQQITHALSSILTSGDVTPAALISALEHRRDSASASCVRAIKRLETMLKPFRESQPADQFLGHVRRLIQACEFHRGAPLPHRGPAELGPLMGAGEDPIDIEVGFALGMEELGLESLERVLNQLELLARELPTPIGAETFWSILADALERQTISPPGPLNGAVSILPVRDLVGHTFEAVVIPHLVEDIFPAPSPAVALLPTLEARLLKRAPDKAHQRSTSAFEATVGIENHHDNEALLFALTVASATSRLSLSYFVQESGARLCAPSLFLEECLALARASQQNFHVHEHVETPILNPAQAFGLEQRSRAALGALCPVAPGDAAEPLAEEEVAALRDIEIPDLALTSIVRRVQIERLRLAHAFSHGISHHTAYTGRVETELWGDLPPGSKENPVSPSALETTLKCPFQDYARRVLRLNQTLPVEYDVHPREDGRFAHLCFEAVMRALIAHEMGRYRSENVQSALSIATVAIDRVFDEQWGHAQLPEGLFEHRKKILRTRLLTLIEHMYARDDGFSPRYVELSFGPDGAWPPLKFPDPASHDELWLHGRIDLVEFNGACWRAADLKRSGAAMLKKQLTPDALGHSAMQLPIYAAACAEQSPGYASDARYLALRDGEVMPTLRELFATKAWKHDPRNPDDLLQLVSADGTCTPLGEKIASLVAIMRNPEHGLRPAPGACATCDYPALCRIPSVDLSDSD, from the coding sequence ATGGCGGAATTGCTCATCTATCCGAGCCACAGTCTGGTGCACAGACATCGTACTGAGGAAGCGCGTCGCGGGGCGACGGGTGTGTGCTGGGACCCTAAAGCGCTCAGCATGAACGACTTTGAGCTGCGTATGGCTCGAGCACTGCTGGAAAAGCGCGTGCGCGTACTTTCTTCGGCAGAAGAGCATTCGTGGCTTCGCATGTTTGTCTCGACGGAGCCACTCGGGAAGGATTACTCGAGGATGCGCAGCACCCCGGGGTTTGTGCCAGTGCTTCAGAAAGCCTTGCAGCACTGCGGTGAGCTGGGGCTCAATGCCACCCAGCTTGCGGCATTGGGTGCCGATTCGTTGGGCCTCGAACGCAAGCATTTACGCTCGTTTGCGCATCTATATGGGGCCTGGGAGGCCTACCTCAGCCAGCATAGAGTCCGGACCCACCTCTTGGCGCTCCTCGAAACAATTGAATCCCTCAAGAAGGGAGCGCACGGTCTCGAGTGTCTCAAGGACTATCGCCAGATCACGTTTCGCCAGACTTATCAACTCTCACCTATCCAGATGCGTTTGCTGGAAGCGCTAAGCTCCGCGCTTAAAAGCCGGTGCGAAGTCCTCGTGGAAGTACCGCATCATGAAAATCCTGCCCGTTACTTCCGCAGCACAGGAAGACTGCTGAGCCAGTTTGAGCAGACGGGGGACAAGCTGCAGCTGACGGTTCTGCCAACCGCGTTAGAGGCACCTTCAGACAAAGGCCTCGGGCTATTAGAGAGTCTAATCGGTGCACGGGCTGAAACGCTAGTCCAATGGGACCGCATATCGATTCATCAATCAAGCAGTAAGTCGAGAGAGCGGCTTGCCATCGTAGAGCAGATTCAAACATGGATGAGAGAAGGAGTTGCGCCTGAATGCATTGCGGTCGCGATGCGCAGCATGGATGAAAGCGCGCAGTTATTACAACTTGCGCTCCGCGATGGCGACATCCCTGTTCATCCTTTACCCCAGCCGGCTTTGACGGGATCGTCGTTGCTCCGATGGTTCACCCAACTTTTGCGGCTCTCCTTCGGATCATGGCAACCGGATTCTCTCATCGCTCTCCTATCAAGCCCGTACGCCCAGCGCCTGGTTCACGCTCAGCCTCAGCAGATCACTCATGCGCTTTCCTCGATTCTCACCTCCGGCGATGTGACCCCTGCTGCGCTCATATCGGCCCTAGAACATCGTCGAGATTCCGCAAGCGCCTCATGTGTGCGAGCCATCAAACGCTTAGAAACCATGCTAAAGCCCTTCCGCGAGAGCCAACCCGCGGACCAGTTCCTTGGACATGTGCGGCGATTGATTCAAGCGTGTGAATTCCATCGTGGGGCTCCTTTGCCTCATAGAGGGCCAGCCGAACTTGGCCCCCTCATGGGAGCAGGGGAGGACCCTATCGACATTGAGGTCGGTTTTGCTTTGGGCATGGAGGAACTCGGATTGGAATCGCTCGAACGGGTGCTAAATCAGCTTGAGCTATTGGCCCGCGAGCTTCCGACGCCAATCGGCGCCGAGACATTCTGGAGTATTCTTGCCGATGCTCTAGAGCGTCAAACCATCTCTCCCCCCGGTCCTCTGAACGGTGCAGTAAGCATCCTCCCCGTTCGGGATCTTGTGGGGCACACGTTCGAGGCTGTCGTCATTCCACACTTGGTAGAGGACATTTTCCCAGCTCCGTCACCCGCGGTGGCATTGTTGCCAACACTTGAGGCGCGGCTACTCAAGCGCGCGCCCGACAAAGCACATCAACGGTCGACATCTGCTTTCGAGGCAACCGTCGGTATCGAAAATCACCACGATAACGAGGCGTTGTTGTTTGCCCTTACCGTTGCCTCGGCGACGTCACGTCTCTCTCTTAGCTATTTCGTTCAAGAATCTGGCGCCCGCCTTTGCGCGCCTTCGTTGTTTCTCGAGGAGTGTCTCGCGCTCGCCCGCGCGTCACAGCAGAATTTCCATGTCCACGAGCATGTCGAGACGCCCATCCTTAATCCGGCGCAGGCGTTTGGGTTAGAACAGCGAAGTCGAGCCGCCCTGGGTGCGCTATGCCCAGTTGCACCAGGGGACGCCGCCGAGCCCCTCGCCGAAGAAGAAGTGGCGGCACTACGCGATATCGAAATTCCAGACCTCGCACTGACATCCATCGTTCGCCGCGTTCAGATCGAGAGGCTACGGCTTGCCCATGCATTCAGCCATGGCATCTCCCATCACACGGCATATACAGGACGCGTGGAAACGGAGCTCTGGGGAGACTTGCCCCCCGGCTCGAAGGAAAACCCTGTCTCTCCTTCCGCCCTCGAGACCACCCTTAAGTGCCCGTTTCAAGATTATGCACGCCGGGTGCTGCGATTGAACCAAACATTGCCGGTAGAATACGATGTGCATCCGCGTGAGGACGGCCGATTTGCGCACCTGTGTTTTGAAGCCGTCATGCGTGCCCTCATCGCCCATGAGATGGGACGATATCGCTCTGAAAACGTCCAGTCCGCGCTTAGCATTGCTACGGTTGCCATCGATCGCGTGTTTGACGAGCAGTGGGGCCACGCGCAACTACCTGAGGGCCTTTTTGAGCATCGAAAAAAGATACTCCGAACGCGCTTGCTCACCTTGATCGAGCATATGTATGCGCGGGACGATGGATTTTCTCCTCGATACGTCGAGCTGAGCTTTGGTCCGGATGGAGCGTGGCCGCCGCTTAAGTTCCCCGATCCCGCCTCGCACGATGAGCTATGGCTTCACGGCCGGATCGACTTGGTTGAATTTAATGGAGCGTGCTGGCGGGCCGCCGATCTGAAGCGCTCGGGCGCTGCGATGTTAAAAAAACAGCTTACTCCCGACGCGCTGGGTCATAGCGCGATGCAACTGCCCATTTATGCTGCGGCGTGCGCGGAGCAAAGCCCAGGGTATGCCAGTGATGCGCGATATCTTGCGCTGCGAGATGGCGAAGTCATGCCAACGCTGAGGGAGCTATTCGCTACCAAGGCATGGAAACATGACCCACGAAATCCGGACGATTTACTGCAACTCGTTTCCGCGGATGGGACATGCACACCCTTGGGTGAAAAGATTGCCTCACTCGTCGCGATCATGCGCAACCCCGAGCACGGGCTCAGGCCTGCGCCGGGCGCATGCGCGACCTGCGACTACCCCGCACTCTGTCGCATCCCCAGCGTCGACCTCTCTGACTCAGACTGA
- a CDS encoding quinone-dependent dihydroorotate dehydrogenase — protein sequence MRSSTNSVATVIFKRLLRPWLFLLAPEIAHGWGFGAWRMCVALPLVGRFLRRNFTVTDPALRVHALGLEFPNPVGLAAGFDKNAVGYEAMTSMGFGFIEIGTVTPRPQSGNPCPRLFRLAKDGALINRLGFNNDGAEKVAERLSRSRKTIVGINIGKNRTTPNERAIDDYVFCAEVLTPHAGYVVVNVSSPNTPGLRELQSVDVLGPLLATVRNTMDRAVPERHVPLLIKIAPDLSDPETDQIADLALDLKLDGIIATNTTLDRGALAGSSSKHHLEQGGLSGPPVKERSLSILRRLKKRVGESVVLISCGGITTPEDACERLEAGATLIQLYTALIYEGPGLPGSINHALLLRSRSKISSPGA from the coding sequence ATGCGCTCCAGTACCAACAGCGTGGCCACCGTGATCTTCAAGCGCTTACTCCGGCCTTGGCTTTTTCTGCTTGCGCCTGAAATTGCCCATGGGTGGGGCTTTGGGGCCTGGCGCATGTGCGTGGCTCTGCCTCTGGTTGGCCGGTTTTTACGTCGGAACTTCACGGTTACCGATCCTGCGCTGCGGGTGCACGCGCTAGGGCTAGAGTTCCCGAACCCAGTAGGTCTCGCCGCCGGATTTGACAAGAATGCAGTCGGATACGAAGCGATGACCAGCATGGGTTTCGGTTTTATCGAGATTGGTACTGTCACGCCACGCCCCCAGTCGGGGAATCCCTGCCCGCGATTATTTCGACTGGCCAAAGATGGGGCGCTTATCAATCGTCTCGGCTTTAACAATGACGGCGCCGAGAAAGTTGCGGAACGACTCTCCCGATCCCGAAAGACCATTGTGGGCATCAATATTGGAAAAAATCGCACCACGCCAAACGAGCGGGCCATTGACGATTATGTCTTTTGCGCGGAGGTGCTGACGCCCCATGCAGGCTACGTGGTGGTAAATGTGAGCTCACCCAACACGCCAGGCCTGAGAGAGTTACAGTCAGTCGATGTGCTGGGGCCGCTGCTCGCCACGGTGCGTAACACGATGGACAGGGCGGTGCCGGAGCGACACGTCCCATTACTCATCAAAATCGCACCTGACCTTAGTGATCCTGAGACGGATCAGATCGCGGACTTAGCCCTCGATCTGAAACTGGACGGCATTATTGCCACCAATACGACCCTCGACCGTGGGGCCTTAGCAGGATCTTCATCGAAGCACCATCTGGAGCAAGGGGGCCTTTCTGGCCCACCAGTCAAAGAGCGTTCCCTCTCTATCCTGCGCCGCCTCAAAAAAAGGGTCGGCGAAAGCGTGGTATTGATCTCTTGTGGGGGCATAACCACGCCTGAGGACGCCTGCGAGAGGCTCGAGGCGGGCGCTACGCTTATTCAGCTTTATACCGCATTAATCTACGAAGGCCCTGGGCTGCCCGGGTCAATCAACCATGCACTTTTGTTACGCAGCCGCAGCAAGATCTCCTCGCCTGGAGCTTGA